From Actinopolymorpha cephalotaxi, one genomic window encodes:
- a CDS encoding MBL fold metallo-hydrolase, producing MTHWICGTCSVEYADTPEPPSSCPICTDERQYVPPTGQAWTTTKDRAAAGHRTRIEPVGPHEPGLHRVSVEPKVGIGQITLLVQTEAGNLMWDPAGFVDQDAVDAITALGGLAAIASSHPHMFGVQVEWSHAFSGVPVYVNEADRRWLGRNDEVVRLWSGTHEPLPGITLIQAGGHFRGSSVAHWAAGAGGRGVLLSGDTIFPVADRRWVTFMRSFPNSIPLSAAAVRRIVDRVEPYDFERLHGNFGAVVEEDAKGAVRRSADRYIGWVSGDFDSDT from the coding sequence ATGACGCACTGGATCTGTGGCACCTGTTCGGTGGAGTACGCCGACACCCCCGAGCCCCCCTCGTCCTGCCCGATCTGCACCGACGAGCGGCAGTACGTCCCACCGACCGGGCAGGCGTGGACCACCACGAAGGACCGGGCCGCGGCCGGCCACCGCACTCGCATCGAGCCGGTCGGGCCGCACGAACCAGGACTGCACCGGGTGAGCGTCGAGCCGAAGGTGGGCATCGGCCAGATCACCCTGCTGGTCCAGACCGAGGCCGGCAACCTGATGTGGGACCCGGCGGGGTTCGTGGACCAGGACGCGGTGGACGCCATCACCGCGCTCGGCGGCCTGGCGGCGATCGCGTCCAGCCACCCGCACATGTTCGGGGTACAGGTGGAGTGGAGCCACGCGTTCAGCGGCGTACCCGTGTACGTCAACGAGGCCGACCGGCGCTGGCTCGGGCGTAACGACGAGGTGGTACGCCTGTGGTCGGGCACCCACGAACCACTGCCCGGCATCACCTTGATCCAGGCAGGCGGCCACTTCCGGGGCAGTTCGGTCGCACACTGGGCAGCCGGCGCGGGCGGGCGGGGCGTTCTGCTCAGCGGTGACACGATCTTTCCGGTGGCAGATCGCCGGTGGGTGACCTTCATGCGCAGCTTCCCCAACTCCATTCCGCTGTCCGCCGCTGCCGTGCGCCGGATCGTGGACCGGGTGGAGCCGTACGACTTCGAGCGGTTGCATGGCAACTTCGGCGCCGTCGTGGAGGAGGACGCGAAGGGTGCCGTACGCCGGTCCGCCGACCGCTACATCGGCTGGGTCAGCGGCGACTTCGACTCCGACACCTGA
- a CDS encoding TrmH family RNA methyltransferase, whose protein sequence is MSAIVRLESAEDPRLGDYANLKDVTLRRSLEAEHGLFLAEGAKVIRRAVAAGYPVRSFLLSERWLDGLADVVAAGDAPCYVLPPDLLEEVTGFAVHRGAIASMERRPLQSVADVTAHARRILVLEDVVDHTNVGAIFRGAAAFGVDAIVLAPRCADPLYRRSVKVSMGTVFTCPYARMDNWYDGLEELRAAGFRLVALTPADDAVDLDTLAGGAERVALLLGTEGDGLSARWQGLADVRARIPISAEVDSLNVAAAAAVACYVLTRDVPPRPA, encoded by the coding sequence ACGGCGGAGTCTGGAGGCCGAGCACGGCCTGTTCCTCGCCGAGGGAGCCAAGGTGATCCGCCGGGCGGTCGCGGCCGGCTACCCCGTCCGGTCGTTCCTGCTGAGTGAACGCTGGCTGGACGGCCTGGCCGACGTCGTGGCGGCCGGCGATGCTCCCTGCTACGTCCTGCCGCCCGACCTCCTGGAGGAGGTCACCGGCTTCGCCGTGCACCGCGGAGCGATCGCGTCCATGGAGCGCCGGCCGCTGCAGTCAGTGGCCGACGTGACCGCGCACGCACGTCGGATCCTGGTGCTCGAGGATGTCGTGGACCACACCAACGTGGGTGCGATCTTCCGTGGCGCGGCCGCGTTCGGGGTGGACGCGATCGTGCTCGCGCCGCGGTGCGCGGACCCGCTGTACCGCCGGTCGGTGAAGGTGTCGATGGGCACCGTGTTCACCTGCCCGTACGCCCGGATGGACAACTGGTACGACGGGCTGGAGGAGTTGCGCGCCGCCGGGTTCAGGCTGGTGGCGCTCACCCCGGCCGACGACGCGGTCGACCTCGACACCCTCGCCGGCGGCGCCGAGCGCGTGGCTTTACTGCTCGGCACCGAGGGCGACGGGCTGTCGGCGCGCTGGCAAGGTCTCGCCGACGTACGCGCCCGGATCCCGATCAGCGCCGAGGTCGACTCGCTCAACGTCGCCGCCGCCGCGGCAGTCGCCTGTTACGTGCTCACCAGGGACGTACCGCCGCGGCCCGCGTGA
- a CDS encoding fatty acid desaturase family protein, which translates to MSTDIAFERDDAATTTRTDGKPKSGSEFAELRRRVSEAGLLARRPGYYAVRIAVVTACYAGAWAAFGFLGDTWAQLLVAAFLGVVFAQVALVAHDLAHRQIFRTRRPSEIAGLIAGNLGIGMSYGWWMDKHTRHHANPNHEDLDPDVAPGILVWSEEQARHSRGVTRAIGRRQAFLFFPLLTLEGFNLHVSAVRAVLRPGLRTRRWEAILLTVHTVAYVAALFLILSPGLAIAFCLVHQAVFGLYLGSTFAPNHKGMPAPTPEQKADFLRRQVVTSRNVSGGRLVDVALGGLNYQIEHHLFPSMPSPHLRRAQPIVRAYCAELGIPYHQSGLVSSYAQALRHLHRVGASLRTGRKS; encoded by the coding sequence ACGGAAAACCCAAGTCCGGTAGCGAGTTCGCCGAACTCCGCCGCCGGGTGAGCGAGGCCGGACTCCTCGCCAGACGGCCGGGCTACTACGCGGTCCGGATCGCTGTGGTGACCGCCTGTTACGCCGGTGCCTGGGCCGCTTTCGGGTTCCTCGGCGACACCTGGGCGCAACTGCTGGTTGCGGCGTTCCTCGGCGTGGTGTTCGCCCAGGTGGCCCTGGTCGCGCACGACCTGGCGCACCGGCAGATCTTCCGCACCCGCCGCCCCAGCGAAATCGCCGGGCTGATCGCGGGCAACCTGGGCATCGGAATGAGCTACGGGTGGTGGATGGACAAGCACACCCGCCACCACGCCAACCCCAACCACGAGGACCTCGACCCGGACGTGGCGCCGGGCATCCTGGTGTGGTCGGAGGAACAGGCGCGGCACAGCCGTGGCGTGACCCGGGCGATCGGCCGCCGGCAGGCGTTCCTGTTCTTCCCGTTGCTCACCCTGGAAGGCTTCAACCTGCACGTGTCCGCGGTTCGTGCCGTCCTGCGCCCGGGCCTGCGGACCCGCCGGTGGGAGGCGATCCTGCTCACGGTGCACACCGTGGCGTACGTCGCGGCGTTGTTCCTCATCCTCTCCCCCGGCCTCGCGATCGCGTTCTGCCTGGTGCACCAGGCGGTGTTCGGGCTCTACCTCGGTTCGACGTTCGCCCCGAACCACAAGGGGATGCCGGCGCCGACCCCGGAGCAGAAGGCGGACTTCCTGCGCCGTCAGGTGGTCACCTCCCGCAACGTCAGCGGCGGCCGGCTGGTCGACGTCGCGCTCGGCGGGCTCAACTACCAGATCGAGCATCATCTCTTCCCGAGCATGCCGTCACCGCATCTGCGCCGGGCGCAGCCGATCGTGCGTGCCTACTGCGCCGAACTCGGAATTCCGTACCACCAGTCCGGCCTGGTCTCGTCCTACGCACAGGCGCTGCGGCACCTGCACCGCGTCGGCGCGTCGTTGCGCACCGGCCGGAAGTCCTAG